In the Lampris incognitus isolate fLamInc1 chromosome 11, fLamInc1.hap2, whole genome shotgun sequence genome, one interval contains:
- the ndufv3 gene encoding mucin-5AC isoform X1, with the protein MAAFLLRLGRMGSVKCLQLESWGILRRPSAAALCNQAREPKKPAKKAKAASKTVEAPDERASLLAYKTAVAFPVRLSTPGFPPVQALGETETTAAAMESHTGESCPAVDGAAVAGKSVPLSSDSATETAPPVPEEAVVSEAAALVTESAAGEPVDVEAAATKDPDAISNPDPAADSTQPILDTAPPVADGVPEIVDTAPLVPESVVAASAKPSASSTAIATEPATDGTSSSSSSDSDSDSGSDSDSDIEEKGGETQTGAQKETQAEDVKEEVPSEPKEKVTSVPDATFSTSGEGVQEAMSADVTSDSNVETAPRMSSEELVDSASKISAATEQVLTEAAPEVSAATQDITTGATTPLIPESPAESSVTVTMEAKPETTPVLETAPEAHIEAKAPVEGSIENVVPALAEAHAEATTETPAEAPTEAIAETLVKASPEATAETLAEVPAVAVTPVESAEELVDPDPAVGEAAGEELQADAHAEPEAVEPSEEAAAAAAPTEPEEPFDISTYKNNQHHDYNPFTFADLDVEMAKFRLPQPSSGKLSPQH; encoded by the exons ATGGCAGCCTTCCTGCTTCGATTAGGACGAATGGGCTCTGTAAAG TGTCTCCAGCTGGAGAGCTGGGGCATCTTGAGGAGGCCCTCTGCTGCAGCACTTTGCAACCAGGCAAGAGAGCCCAAGAAGCCGGCTAAAAAAGCTAAGGCTGCAAGCAAGA CCGTAGAGGCTCCAGATGAAAGAGCATCCCTGCTAGCCTACAAGACTGCTGTTGCCTTCCCAGTTAGGCTTTCAACCCCTGGATTTCCCCCTGTTCAAGCTCTAGGTGAAACAGAGACAACAGCTGCTGCCATGGAAAGCCATACAGGGGAATCTTGCCCTGCTGTAGATGGGGCTGCAGTGGCTGGCAAATCAGTGCCACTCTCTTCCGACAGTGCCACTGAAACAGCACCTCCTGTTCCAGAGGAGGCTGTTGTGTCAGAGGCAGCAGCACTAGTCACTGAATCTGCTGCTGGTGAACCAGTGGATGTGGAGGCAGCAGCCACAAAGGACCCAGATGCCATCTCAAACCCAGACCCTGCTGCAGATTCCACACAGCCTATTCTTGACACAGCTCCACCTGTAGCAGATGGCGTGCCTGAAATAGTTGATACAGCACCTCTAGTTCCTGAATCTGTGGTTGCTGCAAGTGCCAAACCCTCAGCTTCAAGTACAGCCATAGCTACAGAACCAGCCACAGATGGAACCTCTTCCTCATCATCCAGCGACTCAGATTCTGACTCAGgttctgactctgattctgatattgaagaaaaggggggagaaacaCAGACAGGTGCTCAAAAGGAGACCCAAGCAGAAGATGTGAAGGAGGAAGTTCCCTCAGAACCAAAGGAAAAGGTTACATCTGTACCTGATGCCACTTTTTCTACTTCTGGCGAAGGTGTGCAGGAGGCAATGTCAGCTGATGTTACCTCTGATTCTAATGTGGAAACAGCCCCCAGGATGAGCTCTGAGGAGCTGGTAGACTCTGCTTCCAAAATCTCTGCTGCCACTGAACAGGTTTTGACCGAAGCCGCTCCAGAAGTCAGTGCAGCTACCCAAGACATAACGACAGGGGCCACGACACCACTCATCCCTGAATCCCCAGCAGAATCTTCAGTCACAGTCACAATGGAGGCCAAACCTGAGACTACCCCTGTCCTTGAAACTGCCCCTGAAGCTCACATTGAGGCTAAAGCCCCAGTGGAGGGTTCCATAGAAAATGTAGTACCTGCCCTTGCTGAAGCTCATGCCGAAGCCACCACTGAAACCCCTGCTGAAGCCCCTACTGAAGCTATTGCTGAAACCCTTGTTAAAGCTTCCCCTGAAGCCACAGCTGAAACTCTTGCTGAAGTCCCAGCTGTAGCAGTTACCCCTGTGGAGAGTGCTGAGGAGCTGGTGGATCCTGATCCAGCTGTGGGTGAAGCTGCAGGAGAAGAGCTACAGGCAGATGCCCATGCTGAGCCTGAAGCAGTTGAGCCGTCAGAGG aggctgcagcagcagcggcaCCCACAGAGCCTGAGGAGCCTTTTGACATCAGCACTTATAAGAACAACCAGCACCATGACTACAACCCATTCACATTTGCAGACCTGGATGTAGAGATGGCCAAATTCCGTCTCCCTCAGCCCTCCTCTGGCAAACTCTCACCTCAACACTAG
- the ndufv3 gene encoding mucin-5AC isoform X2 yields the protein MGSVKLYKRVCATLQCLQLESWGILRRPSAAALCNQAREPKKPAKKAKAASKTVEAPDERASLLAYKTAVAFPVRLSTPGFPPVQALGETETTAAAMESHTGESCPAVDGAAVAGKSVPLSSDSATETAPPVPEEAVVSEAAALVTESAAGEPVDVEAAATKDPDAISNPDPAADSTQPILDTAPPVADGVPEIVDTAPLVPESVVAASAKPSASSTAIATEPATDGTSSSSSSDSDSDSGSDSDSDIEEKGGETQTGAQKETQAEDVKEEVPSEPKEKVTSVPDATFSTSGEGVQEAMSADVTSDSNVETAPRMSSEELVDSASKISAATEQVLTEAAPEVSAATQDITTGATTPLIPESPAESSVTVTMEAKPETTPVLETAPEAHIEAKAPVEGSIENVVPALAEAHAEATTETPAEAPTEAIAETLVKASPEATAETLAEVPAVAVTPVESAEELVDPDPAVGEAAGEELQADAHAEPEAVEPSEEAAAAAAPTEPEEPFDISTYKNNQHHDYNPFTFADLDVEMAKFRLPQPSSGKLSPQH from the exons ATGGGCTCTGTAAAG TTGTACAAACGTGTTTGTGCCACTCTACAGTGTCTCCAGCTGGAGAGCTGGGGCATCTTGAGGAGGCCCTCTGCTGCAGCACTTTGCAACCAGGCAAGAGAGCCCAAGAAGCCGGCTAAAAAAGCTAAGGCTGCAAGCAAGA CCGTAGAGGCTCCAGATGAAAGAGCATCCCTGCTAGCCTACAAGACTGCTGTTGCCTTCCCAGTTAGGCTTTCAACCCCTGGATTTCCCCCTGTTCAAGCTCTAGGTGAAACAGAGACAACAGCTGCTGCCATGGAAAGCCATACAGGGGAATCTTGCCCTGCTGTAGATGGGGCTGCAGTGGCTGGCAAATCAGTGCCACTCTCTTCCGACAGTGCCACTGAAACAGCACCTCCTGTTCCAGAGGAGGCTGTTGTGTCAGAGGCAGCAGCACTAGTCACTGAATCTGCTGCTGGTGAACCAGTGGATGTGGAGGCAGCAGCCACAAAGGACCCAGATGCCATCTCAAACCCAGACCCTGCTGCAGATTCCACACAGCCTATTCTTGACACAGCTCCACCTGTAGCAGATGGCGTGCCTGAAATAGTTGATACAGCACCTCTAGTTCCTGAATCTGTGGTTGCTGCAAGTGCCAAACCCTCAGCTTCAAGTACAGCCATAGCTACAGAACCAGCCACAGATGGAACCTCTTCCTCATCATCCAGCGACTCAGATTCTGACTCAGgttctgactctgattctgatattgaagaaaaggggggagaaacaCAGACAGGTGCTCAAAAGGAGACCCAAGCAGAAGATGTGAAGGAGGAAGTTCCCTCAGAACCAAAGGAAAAGGTTACATCTGTACCTGATGCCACTTTTTCTACTTCTGGCGAAGGTGTGCAGGAGGCAATGTCAGCTGATGTTACCTCTGATTCTAATGTGGAAACAGCCCCCAGGATGAGCTCTGAGGAGCTGGTAGACTCTGCTTCCAAAATCTCTGCTGCCACTGAACAGGTTTTGACCGAAGCCGCTCCAGAAGTCAGTGCAGCTACCCAAGACATAACGACAGGGGCCACGACACCACTCATCCCTGAATCCCCAGCAGAATCTTCAGTCACAGTCACAATGGAGGCCAAACCTGAGACTACCCCTGTCCTTGAAACTGCCCCTGAAGCTCACATTGAGGCTAAAGCCCCAGTGGAGGGTTCCATAGAAAATGTAGTACCTGCCCTTGCTGAAGCTCATGCCGAAGCCACCACTGAAACCCCTGCTGAAGCCCCTACTGAAGCTATTGCTGAAACCCTTGTTAAAGCTTCCCCTGAAGCCACAGCTGAAACTCTTGCTGAAGTCCCAGCTGTAGCAGTTACCCCTGTGGAGAGTGCTGAGGAGCTGGTGGATCCTGATCCAGCTGTGGGTGAAGCTGCAGGAGAAGAGCTACAGGCAGATGCCCATGCTGAGCCTGAAGCAGTTGAGCCGTCAGAGG aggctgcagcagcagcggcaCCCACAGAGCCTGAGGAGCCTTTTGACATCAGCACTTATAAGAACAACCAGCACCATGACTACAACCCATTCACATTTGCAGACCTGGATGTAGAGATGGCCAAATTCCGTCTCCCTCAGCCCTCCTCTGGCAAACTCTCACCTCAACACTAG
- the pknox1.1 gene encoding homeobox protein PKNOX1.1 isoform X1, translating to MAAQSVSIDKYQEGEQQMQGVVQTDSDSDQKFIEGTLVEASSPAPAEPQTPMDADKASIYRHPLFPLLALLFEKCEQSTQSSDCITSASFDVDIENFVRSQEKEGKPFFSEDPDLDNLMVKAIQVLRIHLLELEKVSDLCKDFCSRYIACLKTKMNSETLLSGEPGSPYSPVQGQQAHSLSPTKTQTPNSFTGTISPQGQIVVPASALQQGNVTVTTVNPTQMVAGGTVYQPVTVVTPQGQVVTQGLSPGTIRVQNNQLQLQFHQDLNLFSQDDNSSKNKRGVLPKQATNVMRSWLFQHIGHPYPTEDEKKQIATQTNLTLLQVNNWFINARRRILQPMLDASSSETPKTKKKTPQNRPLQRFWPDSIATGGVTQQQVTMPDGTMVTMSVEGLQSLTSDGATLAVQQVMMGGHSEDESGDSGEDDDDDMTGLGLDNSDSLQ from the exons ATGGCAGCCCAGTCGGTTTCCATAGACAAGTACCAAGAAGGAGAGCAGCAG ATGCAAGGCGTGGTGCAGACAGACAGTGACTCTGACCAAAAGTTCATCGAAGGGACACTGGTGGAAGCCTCCAGCCCGGCCCCTGCAGAGCCTCAGACACCCATGGATGCAGACAAAGCTTCCATTTACCG ACACCCCCTTTTTCCTCTATTGGCTCTGCTCTTTGAGAAGTGTGAGCAGTCCACACAGAGCTCTGACtgcatcacgtcagccagcttcGATGTGGATATTGAGAACTTTGTCCGCAGCCAGGAGAAAGAGGGCAAACCCTTCTTCAGTGAGGACCCTGACCTCGACAACTTG ATGGTCAAAGCCATCCAGGTCCTGCGGATCCACCTCTTGGAGCTGGAAAAGGTGAGCGACCTGTGTAAGGACTTCTGTAGCCGCTATATTGCCTGCCTCAAGACCAAGATGAACAGTGAGACCCTGCTGAGTGGAGAACCAGGCAGCCCTTACTCCCCAGTACAGGGCCAGCAGGCCCATAGCCTCTCCCCCACAAAAACCCAg ACTCCCAACTCTTTCACAGGGACTATCAGTCCCCAGGGTCAAATCGTGGTGCCGGCGTCAGCCCTTCAGCAAGGCAACGTTACAGTGACGACAGTCAACCCCACCCAGATGGTAGCAG GTGGCACGGTGTATCAGCCTGTTACAGTCGTCACTCCACAGGGCCAAGTGGTGACACAGGGTCTGTCCCCCGGGACAATACGTGTCCAGAACAATCAG CTACAGTTACAATTTCACCAGGACTTGAATCTGTTTAGTCAAGATGACAACTCCTCCAAGAACAAGCGCGGAGTCCTCCCCAAGCAGGCCACCAATGTTATGCGCTCCTGGCTCTTCCAACACATTGGG CACCCTTATCCAACGGAGGATGAGAAGAAACAGATTGCCACTCAAACTAACCTGACGCTACTTCAGGTCAATAACTG GTTCATAAACGCGAGGAGGCGGATCCTGCAGCCCATGCTGGATGCCAGCTCCTCCGAGACGCCCAAAACCAAGAAGAAGACGCCTCAGAACCGGCCGCTGCAGCGCTTCTGGCCTGACTCCATTGCCACAGGAGGAGTCACCCAGCAGCAAGTCACCATGCCAGATG gcaCCATGGTTACGATGAGCGTAGAGGGTCTACAGAGCCTGACATCGGACGGTGCCACGCTGGCAGTGCAGCAGGTGATGATGGGTGGTCACAGCGAGGACGAGTCAGGGGACAGcggagaggatgatgatgatgatatgaccGGGCTGGGCCTGGACAACAGCGACTCTTTGCAGTAG
- the pknox1.1 gene encoding homeobox protein PKNOX1.1 isoform X2, which yields MQGVVQTDSDSDQKFIEGTLVEASSPAPAEPQTPMDADKASIYRHPLFPLLALLFEKCEQSTQSSDCITSASFDVDIENFVRSQEKEGKPFFSEDPDLDNLMVKAIQVLRIHLLELEKVSDLCKDFCSRYIACLKTKMNSETLLSGEPGSPYSPVQGQQAHSLSPTKTQTPNSFTGTISPQGQIVVPASALQQGNVTVTTVNPTQMVAGGTVYQPVTVVTPQGQVVTQGLSPGTIRVQNNQLQLQFHQDLNLFSQDDNSSKNKRGVLPKQATNVMRSWLFQHIGHPYPTEDEKKQIATQTNLTLLQVNNWFINARRRILQPMLDASSSETPKTKKKTPQNRPLQRFWPDSIATGGVTQQQVTMPDGTMVTMSVEGLQSLTSDGATLAVQQVMMGGHSEDESGDSGEDDDDDMTGLGLDNSDSLQ from the exons ATGCAAGGCGTGGTGCAGACAGACAGTGACTCTGACCAAAAGTTCATCGAAGGGACACTGGTGGAAGCCTCCAGCCCGGCCCCTGCAGAGCCTCAGACACCCATGGATGCAGACAAAGCTTCCATTTACCG ACACCCCCTTTTTCCTCTATTGGCTCTGCTCTTTGAGAAGTGTGAGCAGTCCACACAGAGCTCTGACtgcatcacgtcagccagcttcGATGTGGATATTGAGAACTTTGTCCGCAGCCAGGAGAAAGAGGGCAAACCCTTCTTCAGTGAGGACCCTGACCTCGACAACTTG ATGGTCAAAGCCATCCAGGTCCTGCGGATCCACCTCTTGGAGCTGGAAAAGGTGAGCGACCTGTGTAAGGACTTCTGTAGCCGCTATATTGCCTGCCTCAAGACCAAGATGAACAGTGAGACCCTGCTGAGTGGAGAACCAGGCAGCCCTTACTCCCCAGTACAGGGCCAGCAGGCCCATAGCCTCTCCCCCACAAAAACCCAg ACTCCCAACTCTTTCACAGGGACTATCAGTCCCCAGGGTCAAATCGTGGTGCCGGCGTCAGCCCTTCAGCAAGGCAACGTTACAGTGACGACAGTCAACCCCACCCAGATGGTAGCAG GTGGCACGGTGTATCAGCCTGTTACAGTCGTCACTCCACAGGGCCAAGTGGTGACACAGGGTCTGTCCCCCGGGACAATACGTGTCCAGAACAATCAG CTACAGTTACAATTTCACCAGGACTTGAATCTGTTTAGTCAAGATGACAACTCCTCCAAGAACAAGCGCGGAGTCCTCCCCAAGCAGGCCACCAATGTTATGCGCTCCTGGCTCTTCCAACACATTGGG CACCCTTATCCAACGGAGGATGAGAAGAAACAGATTGCCACTCAAACTAACCTGACGCTACTTCAGGTCAATAACTG GTTCATAAACGCGAGGAGGCGGATCCTGCAGCCCATGCTGGATGCCAGCTCCTCCGAGACGCCCAAAACCAAGAAGAAGACGCCTCAGAACCGGCCGCTGCAGCGCTTCTGGCCTGACTCCATTGCCACAGGAGGAGTCACCCAGCAGCAAGTCACCATGCCAGATG gcaCCATGGTTACGATGAGCGTAGAGGGTCTACAGAGCCTGACATCGGACGGTGCCACGCTGGCAGTGCAGCAGGTGATGATGGGTGGTCACAGCGAGGACGAGTCAGGGGACAGcggagaggatgatgatgatgatatgaccGGGCTGGGCCTGGACAACAGCGACTCTTTGCAGTAG